Proteins encoded in a region of the Streptomyces sp. NBC_00258 genome:
- a CDS encoding class I SAM-dependent methyltransferase — protein sequence MTRSLRGIFDEDAELYDRARPSYPPALVRALAAHVGLDADSRVLEFGPGTGQMTVPLAGLGCHVTAVELGPSMAAVARRNLRAFPRAHVEVADFEQWPLPREPFDLMVAATSFHWLDPATRLTKVADALGPDGTLALVTTHHTAGGSRDFFVEVQDCYERWDPATPPGLRQSTDAETATDTREFEVLGRVTSLRYPQEITYTTQAYTDLLLTYSNHRALEPAARKGLLDGIRELIDTRHGGSVTKRYLHELILVRRRGDH from the coding sequence ATGACCCGTTCACTGCGTGGCATCTTCGACGAGGATGCCGAACTGTACGACCGGGCGCGACCCTCCTATCCACCCGCCCTGGTCCGGGCGTTGGCCGCACACGTGGGCCTCGACGCGGACAGCCGGGTCCTCGAATTCGGCCCCGGAACCGGCCAGATGACCGTGCCCCTCGCCGGGTTGGGCTGTCACGTCACCGCCGTGGAGCTGGGTCCGTCGATGGCCGCGGTGGCGCGGCGCAACCTGCGGGCCTTCCCTCGGGCGCACGTCGAGGTGGCTGATTTCGAGCAATGGCCGCTGCCCCGGGAGCCGTTCGACCTGATGGTGGCCGCGACGTCGTTCCACTGGCTCGACCCCGCGACGCGACTCACCAAGGTGGCGGACGCGCTTGGCCCGGACGGGACGCTGGCCCTCGTCACCACGCACCACACGGCGGGCGGCAGCCGTGACTTCTTCGTCGAGGTACAGGACTGCTACGAACGCTGGGATCCGGCCACGCCGCCCGGCCTGCGGCAGTCGACCGACGCCGAAACAGCCACGGACACAAGGGAGTTCGAGGTGCTCGGCCGGGTCACGTCGCTCCGGTACCCACAGGAGATCACGTACACCACCCAGGCCTACACCGACCTCCTGCTGACGTACTCGAACCACCGCGCGCTGGAACCGGCCGCCCGCAAGGGCCTGTTGGACGGCATCCGTGAGCTGATCGACACCCGCCACGGAGGCAGCGTCACGAAGCGATACCTGCACGAGCTGATCCTGGTGCGGCGGCGGGGGGACCACTGA
- a CDS encoding epoxide hydrolase family protein → MTSPHDDTIRPFVLDIPQSDLDDLHARLDLTRWPDELPGVGWEYGVPRDYLKELVRYWRHTYDWRAAEARLNEWPQFTTTIDGTNVHFAHIRSPEPDATPLIITHGWPGSLVEFLDVVGPLTDPRAHGGDPADAFHVVVPSIPGFGLSGPTRDTGWELRRVGAAFAELMDRLGYRHFGAQGGDWGAGISRELGRAFPDRVTGVHLNLLPGAHASAEPTPEELSALSPRERQNTLASWRRNEEWTRERLGYAAVQMTRPQTLSYALTDSPVGQLAWIVEKFKEWTDSNDSPEDAVDRDQLLTNVMLYWLTGTAGSSARIYYERAHADGWGEPVQPSTAPTALAVFPQDNFIPLRHVADRTENIVRWTEFDRGGHFAAMEEPDLLVGDVRAFFRELRKDRSDGGERSVRVGGAA, encoded by the coding sequence ATGACCTCCCCGCACGACGACACGATCCGGCCTTTCGTCCTCGACATCCCCCAGTCCGACCTCGACGATCTGCACGCGCGCCTCGACCTCACCCGCTGGCCGGACGAATTGCCGGGCGTGGGCTGGGAGTACGGGGTGCCGCGCGACTATCTGAAGGAGCTCGTGCGGTACTGGCGGCACACGTACGACTGGCGGGCGGCCGAGGCACGGCTCAACGAGTGGCCCCAGTTCACGACGACGATCGACGGGACGAACGTCCACTTCGCGCACATCCGCTCACCCGAACCGGACGCGACGCCACTGATCATCACCCACGGCTGGCCGGGCTCGCTCGTCGAGTTCCTCGACGTGGTCGGGCCGCTGACCGATCCGCGCGCCCACGGCGGTGACCCGGCCGACGCCTTCCATGTGGTGGTGCCGAGCATTCCGGGGTTCGGTCTGTCGGGGCCCACGCGGGACACGGGCTGGGAGCTCAGGCGGGTCGGCGCCGCGTTCGCCGAGCTGATGGACCGGCTCGGCTACCGGCACTTCGGCGCGCAGGGCGGCGACTGGGGAGCGGGGATCTCCCGCGAGCTCGGCCGTGCCTTCCCCGACCGGGTGACCGGCGTCCATCTGAACCTCCTGCCGGGCGCCCACGCGAGCGCCGAGCCGACTCCCGAGGAGCTGTCCGCGCTGAGCCCGCGGGAGCGTCAGAACACACTCGCCTCGTGGCGGCGCAACGAGGAGTGGACCCGCGAGCGACTGGGGTACGCCGCCGTCCAGATGACCCGGCCGCAGACACTCTCCTACGCGCTCACCGACTCGCCGGTCGGCCAACTCGCCTGGATCGTCGAGAAGTTCAAGGAGTGGACGGACTCGAACGACAGTCCCGAGGACGCCGTGGACCGGGACCAGCTGCTCACGAACGTGATGCTGTACTGGCTGACCGGGACGGCCGGTTCGTCCGCGCGGATCTACTACGAGCGGGCTCACGCGGACGGTTGGGGCGAACCCGTGCAGCCGTCGACGGCACCCACCGCGCTCGCCGTCTTCCCCCAGGACAACTTCATCCCGCTGCGGCACGTCGCGGACCGCACGGAGAACATCGTGCGGTGGACGGAGTTCGACCGGGGCGGGCACTTCGCGGCGATGGAGGAGCCGGATCTGCTCGTCGGGGACGTCCGGGCGTTCTTCCGTGAGCTGCGGAAGGACCGAAGTGACGGAGGCGAGCGGAGCGTTCGGGTCGGCGGCGCCGCATGA
- a CDS encoding VOC family protein: MTTDGFTTCLWFDGQAEEAANFYVSVFKNSRIGTILRYSEVGHGEPGTVLTVEFEANGQKFYALNGGPQFKFNEAISFEIRCDDQAEVDHYWKTLTEGGGEEGPCGWLKDRFGVSWQVTPARLVEMISDPDQQKADRAMQAMLKMGKIDVAELEKAYAGE, encoded by the coding sequence ATGACCACCGACGGATTCACCACGTGCCTTTGGTTCGACGGCCAGGCCGAGGAGGCCGCGAACTTCTACGTCTCGGTCTTCAAGAACTCCCGCATCGGCACGATCCTCCGCTACAGCGAGGTAGGGCACGGCGAGCCCGGGACCGTACTGACCGTCGAGTTCGAGGCCAACGGCCAGAAGTTCTACGCCCTCAACGGCGGCCCGCAGTTCAAGTTCAACGAGGCCATCTCCTTCGAGATCCGCTGTGACGACCAGGCCGAGGTGGACCATTACTGGAAGACGCTGACAGAGGGCGGCGGCGAGGAGGGTCCCTGCGGCTGGCTGAAGGACAGGTTCGGCGTCTCCTGGCAGGTCACCCCTGCCCGGCTGGTCGAGATGATCAGCGACCCGGACCAGCAGAAGGCGGATCGAGCCATGCAGGCGATGCTCAAGATGGGCAAGATCGACGTCGCCGAACTGGAGAAGGCCTACGCGGGCGAGTGA